In one window of Brenneria goodwinii DNA:
- a CDS encoding aminotransferase class I/II-fold pyridoxal phosphate-dependent enzyme, with the protein MEAASASLDDKEFINYSKKTIDTSRQILISALKSLNLEYPPSEANFLFHRIGVPLDSYQTRMKEHGVLIGRAFPPATDWCRISMGTPEEMSKFTQLMFDFRKQGWL; encoded by the coding sequence ATTGAGGCAGCCAGCGCTTCGCTGGATGATAAAGAATTTATCAATTACAGCAAAAAGACCATTGATACTTCGCGTCAGATATTAATCTCCGCATTGAAATCCCTCAATCTTGAATATCCTCCTTCGGAAGCCAATTTTCTGTTTCACCGTATTGGCGTTCCGTTAGATTCCTACCAGACAAGAATGAAAGAACACGGCGTATTGATTGGCAGAGCCTTCCCGCCGGCGACAGACTGGTGCCGTATCTCGATGGGAACCCCGGAAGAAATGAGTAAGTTTACCCAACTGATGTTTGATTTCAGAAAACAGGGCTGGCTATAA
- a CDS encoding HutD family protein, with protein sequence MIEFYDTDSLPVTRWRNGGGETREIVSFPPRSEPFSWRASIASIAASGAFSFFPGVDRVITLLNGEGVELASPGAFDRQLALFEPFAFAGEAEVNARLSGPESLDFNIMTRRGVCRATVIATRQPQQAAAGVCWVIAGRWRVGDTTLARGQGAWWNDSAVDVRPASEDAYLLFAAIIYE encoded by the coding sequence ATGATCGAATTTTATGATACCGATAGCCTGCCGGTGACGCGCTGGCGTAATGGCGGTGGAGAAACGCGGGAAATCGTCAGCTTTCCGCCCCGGTCGGAGCCGTTTTCCTGGCGCGCCAGTATCGCCAGTATTGCCGCCAGCGGCGCGTTCTCTTTTTTTCCGGGGGTCGACCGTGTGATTACCCTATTGAACGGCGAGGGGGTGGAACTGGCGTCGCCGGGGGCGTTTGACCGGCAGTTGGCGTTGTTCGAACCTTTTGCCTTCGCCGGAGAAGCCGAGGTGAATGCCCGTTTGTCCGGCCCGGAGAGCCTGGACTTCAATATCATGACGCGCCGTGGGGTGTGCCGGGCGACGGTGATCGCCACCAGACAACCGCAGCAGGCCGCCGCGGGGGTTTGCTGGGTAATAGCCGGGCGCTGGCGAGTGGGGGATACGACGCTCGCGCGCGGACAGGGCGCATGGTGGAACGACAGCGCCGTCGACGTCCGCCCCGCATCCGAGGATGCGTATCTGCTTTTCGCCGCGATTATCTATGAGTAA
- the hutG gene encoding N-formylglutamate deformylase has translation MTTVAPFIFHQGSEPLFITMPHTGVWLPDEIAGALTPEARSVPDTDWHIEQLYAFARQMGASWLQATCSRYVVDLNRPPDGASLYPGQATTGLCPETRFDGGPVYPPGAAPSSDEVQARRRRYWQPWHDKLAEELLRLKARFPRVVLWDAHSIRSVLPQFFDGRLPDFNIGTHKGASCAPALQQRIAAIARAASPFTQVENGRYTGGYITRHYGQPSQGVHAVQMELAQCSYMDETPPWRWQPQKARLLQPHLQAMLQSALEFAHEGR, from the coding sequence ATGACTACCGTAGCGCCGTTCATTTTTCATCAGGGCAGCGAACCGTTATTTATCACTATGCCCCATACCGGCGTCTGGCTGCCCGATGAGATAGCCGGCGCCCTGACGCCCGAAGCGCGGAGCGTGCCCGACACCGACTGGCATATCGAACAGCTTTATGCCTTTGCCAGGCAGATGGGGGCGTCATGGCTACAGGCCACCTGCTCACGCTATGTGGTCGATCTCAACCGTCCGCCGGACGGCGCCAGTCTTTATCCGGGACAGGCCACCACCGGGCTGTGTCCGGAGACGCGGTTCGACGGCGGGCCGGTTTATCCGCCGGGCGCCGCGCCATCCTCCGATGAGGTACAGGCGCGCCGCCGCCGCTACTGGCAGCCTTGGCACGATAAGCTCGCCGAGGAACTGCTGCGCCTGAAAGCCCGGTTCCCCAGAGTCGTGCTGTGGGACGCCCATTCCATCCGTTCCGTCTTGCCGCAGTTTTTCGACGGACGCTTGCCCGATTTCAATATCGGCACCCATAAAGGCGCGAGCTGCGCGCCCGCGTTGCAGCAGCGTATCGCGGCAATCGCGCGCGCCGCCTCGCCGTTCACGCAGGTGGAAAATGGACGCTATACCGGCGGATATATCACCCGCCATTATGGTCAGCCGAGCCAGGGAGTACACGCGGTGCAGATGGAACTGGCGCAGTGCAGCTATATGGATGAAACGCCGCCCTGGCGCTGGCAGCCGCAAAAGGCCCGGCTGCTGCAACCCCATCTTCAGGCCATGCTGCAGTCGGCGCTGGAGTTTGCCCATGAGGGCCGGTAG
- a CDS encoding formimidoylglutamate deiminase — protein sequence MIANQLFAQHALLNDGWHRDVLIEWDEQGVIRRVVADGSRPPGVEQAGWLLPGMINLHSHAFQRAFSGLTEYRRQKQDSFWSWRNLMYDFAAKISPQQLEIVATWLYSEMLEAGYTSVCEFHYVHHQPDGRPYADPAAMCRSLINAAAHTGIGLTLLPVSYQNSGFGAQPPEAKQRRFINDTEQFLTLWQQLMSLTRDGQVRLGVAPHSLRAISGPALSQLLAGIEQMDARAPIHIHVAEQRKEVEDCLAWSGLRPVEWLLEHQPVDRRWCLIHATHMTEQEYRRAAGSGAVVGLCPTTEANLGDGMFDFPQWREHGGGWGIGSDSNVAVSAAEELLMLEYSQRLQFRQRNVCADRQQTDVAASLYLGALHGGAQASGRNVAGLAAGQRADLVELDAQHAALALLPADNILAGHLFGSSRSSAVQRVWTGGRQRVDRQHPLHPSALAAFVNVRQQLLQQI from the coding sequence ATGATAGCGAATCAACTTTTTGCCCAACACGCGTTGCTGAATGACGGCTGGCATCGTGACGTATTGATCGAGTGGGACGAGCAGGGCGTAATCCGCCGGGTTGTTGCGGACGGTAGCCGTCCGCCCGGCGTTGAGCAGGCCGGCTGGCTGCTGCCGGGAATGATCAACCTGCATTCGCACGCTTTTCAGCGCGCTTTTAGCGGTCTGACGGAGTACCGGCGACAGAAGCAAGACAGCTTCTGGAGCTGGCGTAACCTGATGTATGACTTTGCGGCGAAGATTTCACCGCAGCAGCTTGAGATCGTCGCCACCTGGTTATACAGCGAAATGCTGGAAGCCGGCTATACCTCGGTGTGTGAGTTTCACTATGTGCATCATCAGCCCGATGGCCGACCGTATGCCGATCCGGCGGCGATGTGTCGCAGTCTGATCAACGCGGCGGCGCATACCGGTATCGGGCTGACGCTGCTGCCGGTGAGCTACCAGAATAGCGGTTTCGGCGCTCAGCCGCCGGAGGCGAAGCAGCGGCGCTTCATCAACGATACCGAACAGTTTCTTACGCTATGGCAACAACTGATGTCGCTGACGCGCGATGGCCAGGTGCGGCTGGGCGTGGCGCCGCATTCGCTGCGCGCTATCTCCGGGCCGGCCCTGTCGCAGCTGCTGGCCGGCATTGAACAGATGGATGCGCGTGCGCCGATACATATCCATGTCGCCGAACAACGTAAAGAGGTGGAAGACTGCCTGGCCTGGAGCGGCCTGCGGCCCGTCGAATGGTTGCTGGAGCACCAGCCGGTCGACCGCCGCTGGTGTCTGATCCATGCCACCCACATGACGGAGCAGGAGTATCGGCGCGCCGCCGGCAGCGGCGCGGTGGTCGGACTGTGCCCCACCACCGAGGCCAACCTGGGCGACGGGATGTTCGACTTTCCTCAGTGGCGTGAACATGGCGGCGGTTGGGGCATCGGTTCCGACAGCAATGTCGCCGTCAGCGCTGCGGAAGAGCTGTTGATGCTGGAATATTCTCAGCGTTTGCAGTTCCGTCAGCGTAACGTCTGCGCCGACCGACAGCAGACCGATGTCGCCGCCAGCCTGTATCTGGGCGCGCTGCATGGCGGCGCGCAGGCCAGCGGTCGTAACGTGGCCGGGCTTGCCGCAGGCCAACGCGCCGATCTGGTGGAACTGGACGCGCAGCACGCCGCGCTGGCGCTGCTGCCTGCGGACAATATTCTGGCCGGTCATCTGTTCGGCAGTTCGCGCAGTTCGGCGGTACAGCGGGTATGGACCGGCGGCCGGCAGCGGGTGGATCGCCAGCACCCGCTGCATCCGTCGGCGCTGGCGGCGTTCGTTAATGTACGTCAGCAGTTATTGCAACAAATTTGA